The Ornithinimicrobium faecis genome includes a window with the following:
- a CDS encoding glycosyltransferase, with product MRIAILAAGSRGDYLPTLAVARGLHARGHEVGVTATSDYVPTVEGAGVRAEEVAVDLMGYYRDHALRNGMPTGLMGQMDLLGEVAKVMAPAVRETLTDLWPRYDGVVTTAMSAAWPGLIAGPRKPQVLMMFLAAVPSVWGDASLYAEREGRSIHNLVSGLRAMGPSAKLVTSDTTATSRERLRGLIQMSTAPAFVANSAQIVTPRRIGGRQLRATGYPFLDLPAELPVDVAEFLDHGPDPVYVGLGSHTVPAVRDALAHTVAAALELGHRVIVQRGSGLEDLEHDDRVLFVDDVPHELLFPRVAAVVHHGGAGTTAQALRAGVPQVVLPFTMDQPFFARRVHEIGVGSAPVSTVEASTARLEAALNEALAPEVCARARSVARVVQGEDGVGGAVAVIEQGLGA from the coding sequence ATGCGCATAGCGATCCTTGCGGCGGGAAGCCGCGGTGACTACCTGCCAACCCTCGCCGTCGCTCGTGGCCTGCACGCGCGCGGTCACGAGGTCGGCGTCACAGCCACCAGCGACTATGTGCCGACCGTCGAGGGTGCTGGGGTCCGCGCCGAGGAGGTTGCGGTCGACCTGATGGGCTATTACCGCGACCACGCGCTGCGCAACGGGATGCCGACCGGGCTGATGGGCCAGATGGACCTGCTTGGGGAGGTGGCCAAGGTGATGGCGCCCGCGGTCCGGGAGACCCTGACGGACCTGTGGCCGCGGTATGACGGAGTGGTCACCACCGCGATGAGCGCCGCCTGGCCGGGGCTCATCGCGGGACCGCGCAAGCCGCAGGTGCTGATGATGTTCCTGGCCGCGGTGCCCTCGGTCTGGGGCGATGCCAGCCTCTATGCCGAGCGAGAGGGCCGCTCGATCCACAACCTGGTCTCGGGCCTGCGGGCGATGGGGCCGTCGGCCAAGCTGGTCACCTCCGACACCACAGCGACCAGCCGGGAGCGACTGCGCGGCCTGATCCAGATGTCGACCGCGCCGGCGTTTGTGGCCAACAGCGCCCAGATCGTCACCCCGCGGAGGATCGGTGGACGGCAGCTCCGCGCCACCGGCTATCCCTTCCTGGACCTGCCGGCCGAACTGCCGGTCGACGTCGCCGAGTTCCTCGACCACGGGCCGGACCCGGTCTATGTCGGTCTCGGATCGCACACGGTGCCTGCCGTGCGCGATGCGCTCGCGCACACTGTGGCCGCTGCCCTCGAGCTCGGACACCGAGTGATCGTGCAGCGCGGCTCGGGGCTGGAGGATCTCGAGCACGACGACCGCGTGCTGTTCGTCGACGACGTGCCGCACGAGCTGCTGTTCCCGCGGGTTGCTGCCGTGGTCCATCACGGGGGCGCTGGCACCACGGCCCAGGCGCTGCGCGCAGGGGTGCCCCAGGTGGTGCTGCCGTTCACGATGGACCAGCCATTCTTTGCCCGCCGCGTCCACGAGATCGGCGTCGGGTCCGCCCCCGTGTCCACGGTCGAGGCCTCCACCGCGCGGCTAGAGGCCGCCCTCAACGAGGCACTCGCCCCAGAGGTGTGCGCTCGCGCTCGGTCCGTCGCTCGGGTCGTCCAGGGCGAGGACGGCGTCGGCGGAGCGGTCGCGGTGATCGAGCAGGGGCTGGGGGCCTGA
- the lysA gene encoding diaminopimelate decarboxylase, with product MALDPALWPQNVTQDERGCLTVDGVDAHTLAREFGTPAYVLDEQDFRSRAAAFRDSFATAFGPVTGGADVYYAGKAFLCSAVARWVQEEGLGLDVCSGGELAVAQRVGFPGGRITLHGNNKSVAELRQAMEYAVGRVVVDSLTEIDLLACVAADLGVRAQVLLRVTVGVEAHTHEFIATAHEDQKFGFSLADGSAQRAVEAVLAHPDSLELRGLHSHIGSQIMDTTGFELAAQRLIQLHGQINQAHGIRLPELDLGGGFGIAHSPDDSPLTPAELARQLAAGVDREFERLGDDPRPRVSIEPGRAIVGPSTITLYEVGTIKDVTLEDGSTRTYVSVDGGMSDNIRPALYGADYTCVLANRVSDAALVRARVVGRHCESGDIVVRDTELPSDIAPGDLIAVAATGAYCRSLSSQYNHTPRPPVVAVRGGQARVIVRRETIEDILALDVG from the coding sequence ATGGCACTGGACCCCGCGCTCTGGCCCCAGAACGTCACGCAGGACGAGCGGGGGTGCCTGACGGTTGACGGCGTCGACGCACACACCCTGGCACGGGAGTTTGGCACCCCGGCCTATGTCCTGGACGAGCAGGACTTCCGGTCCCGTGCGGCGGCCTTCCGGGACAGCTTCGCCACCGCGTTCGGCCCGGTGACCGGCGGCGCAGACGTCTACTACGCGGGCAAGGCGTTCCTGTGCTCGGCCGTCGCCCGCTGGGTGCAGGAGGAGGGACTCGGCCTGGACGTCTGCTCCGGCGGGGAGCTCGCCGTGGCCCAGCGCGTCGGCTTCCCCGGTGGGCGGATCACGTTGCACGGCAACAACAAGAGCGTCGCCGAGCTCCGACAAGCGATGGAGTATGCCGTGGGTCGGGTTGTCGTCGACTCCCTCACCGAAATCGACCTGCTGGCTTGCGTCGCAGCCGATCTCGGGGTGCGCGCCCAGGTGCTCCTGCGCGTGACTGTGGGCGTCGAGGCGCACACGCACGAGTTCATCGCGACGGCGCACGAGGACCAGAAGTTTGGCTTCAGCCTGGCCGACGGGTCGGCGCAGCGCGCGGTCGAGGCGGTCCTGGCCCACCCGGACTCCCTCGAGTTGCGCGGCCTGCACAGCCACATCGGCTCGCAGATCATGGACACCACCGGTTTCGAGCTGGCCGCCCAGCGACTGATCCAGCTGCACGGACAGATCAACCAGGCACACGGCATACGGCTGCCTGAGCTCGACCTCGGAGGCGGCTTCGGCATCGCCCACTCCCCCGATGACTCGCCCCTGACCCCTGCTGAGCTGGCCCGGCAGCTGGCCGCTGGCGTCGACCGCGAGTTCGAGCGTCTCGGCGACGACCCGCGACCTCGGGTCTCGATCGAGCCGGGGCGCGCGATCGTCGGGCCGAGCACGATCACGCTCTATGAGGTGGGCACCATCAAGGACGTCACGCTCGAGGACGGCAGCACCCGCACCTATGTCTCGGTCGACGGCGGGATGAGCGACAACATCAGGCCCGCGCTCTATGGTGCCGACTACACCTGTGTGCTGGCCAATCGGGTGTCGGACGCCGCGCTGGTCCGCGCGAGAGTCGTTGGGCGACACTGCGAGAGCGGCGACATCGTGGTGCGCGACACTGAGCTGCCCTCGGACATCGCCCCCGGTGACCTGATCGCGGTCGCGGCGACCGGTGCCTACTGCCGGAGCCTGTCCAGCCAGTACAACCACACCCCGCGACCGCCGGTCGTGGCGGTGCGGGGCGGGCAGGCACGCGTCATCGTGCGCCGCGAGACCATCGAGGACATCCTCGCGCTCGACGTTGGGTAG
- a CDS encoding sensor histidine kinase, giving the protein MAGEQRVLERGTDYARVGIGVLALVFVPVAALSEPSRWWFVLALVAGALGVVVWAFLGVPAQAVAVPVVLLVSISQAESRLEPGLFVLCLLAIALTGWSDLNVTTVLLVLLTAAAPVIVAMLQDEHGISGGVWVMGVVFPALMGWAFHRQEKMAAELDAARMALAEQAVLEERRRIARDVHDLVGHGLAAMMLQITGARHVLDRDVEEVREALTSAEDIGRRTLGDLRRTVGSLRDEGGLQAPIEGLGQVSGLVDDARSSGLRVELVTSGPQDEVDQAVGLTLFRIAQAALANAVIHAPAARTVVTSAVTSDDATLEVLSAGPLRPRDPHEVRGHYGLRGMQERAEVVGGEFSAGPVPQGWLVRCRVAR; this is encoded by the coding sequence ATGGCTGGGGAACAGCGGGTGCTTGAGCGCGGGACCGACTATGCCCGCGTCGGCATCGGCGTCCTCGCGCTGGTCTTCGTGCCGGTCGCGGCCCTCAGCGAACCCTCCAGGTGGTGGTTCGTGCTGGCGCTGGTGGCGGGTGCGCTGGGCGTGGTGGTCTGGGCGTTCCTGGGGGTGCCGGCGCAGGCCGTCGCGGTCCCCGTCGTGCTGCTGGTCTCGATCTCTCAGGCCGAGTCGCGACTGGAGCCCGGTCTGTTCGTGCTGTGCCTGCTCGCGATCGCGCTCACCGGCTGGTCCGACCTGAATGTGACCACCGTCCTGCTCGTGCTGCTCACGGCAGCCGCGCCGGTGATCGTGGCGATGCTGCAGGACGAGCACGGGATCTCAGGCGGCGTCTGGGTGATGGGAGTCGTGTTCCCGGCCCTGATGGGCTGGGCCTTCCACCGGCAGGAGAAGATGGCCGCCGAGTTGGACGCCGCGCGCATGGCGCTCGCCGAGCAAGCCGTGCTGGAGGAACGGCGCCGGATCGCCCGGGACGTGCACGACCTGGTGGGCCACGGTCTGGCCGCCATGATGCTGCAGATCACCGGTGCGCGGCACGTGCTCGATCGTGACGTCGAGGAGGTCCGCGAGGCGCTGACCTCGGCGGAGGACATCGGCCGCCGCACGCTCGGGGACCTGCGCCGCACCGTCGGGAGCCTGCGTGACGAGGGTGGCCTCCAGGCACCGATCGAGGGGCTCGGGCAGGTCTCCGGTCTGGTCGATGACGCCCGATCCAGCGGCCTGCGGGTGGAGCTGGTGACCAGCGGACCCCAGGACGAGGTCGATCAGGCCGTCGGGCTCACGCTGTTCCGGATCGCCCAGGCGGCCCTGGCCAACGCCGTGATCCACGCACCGGCGGCACGCACCGTGGTCACCAGTGCCGTGACCAGCGACGACGCGACACTGGAGGTGCTCAGTGCCGGCCCGTTGCGGCCTCGCGACCCGCACGAGGTGCGTGGGCACTACGGGCTGCGGGGGATGCAGGAGCGCGCCGAGGTCGTCGGTGGTGAGTTCTCCGCCGGTCCGGTCCCGCAGGGTTGGCTCGTGCGCTGCCGAGTGGCCCGGTGA
- a CDS encoding response regulator transcription factor: protein MREWPDEPEGSMIRVVLVDDQPIVRAGVGRILGHEDGFEIVAECGDGREALAAVSEHRPDVVLMDIRMPVMDGVEATREISRLADPPPVLVLTTFDEDDVLWGAIEAGVSGFLLKDASADDLIAATRAVAAGGAWFDRSVAPRVLEAYRGRVAPANRERQRLEQLTERENAVLRLMARGAANQEISQALHVSEATVKSHIGAIFAKLGVRDRAAAIVFAFDHGVVAIGEDPREH, encoded by the coding sequence GTGAGAGAGTGGCCCGATGAGCCGGAGGGGAGCATGATCCGCGTCGTGCTGGTCGATGACCAGCCGATCGTGCGGGCCGGCGTGGGGCGGATCCTCGGTCACGAGGACGGGTTCGAGATCGTCGCCGAGTGCGGGGACGGTCGGGAGGCCCTTGCCGCCGTGTCCGAGCACCGGCCCGACGTGGTGCTGATGGACATCCGGATGCCGGTGATGGATGGTGTCGAGGCCACCCGCGAGATCAGTCGGCTGGCGGATCCGCCGCCGGTCCTGGTGCTCACCACCTTTGACGAGGACGACGTGCTGTGGGGCGCGATCGAGGCCGGGGTCAGCGGCTTCCTGCTCAAGGACGCCTCCGCCGATGACCTGATCGCCGCCACTCGCGCGGTCGCGGCCGGGGGAGCCTGGTTTGACCGGTCCGTCGCGCCGCGAGTGCTGGAGGCTTATCGCGGCAGGGTCGCACCGGCCAACCGGGAGCGGCAACGCCTCGAGCAGCTCACCGAGCGTGAGAACGCCGTGCTGCGCCTGATGGCCCGCGGCGCCGCCAACCAGGAGATCAGTCAGGCGCTGCATGTGAGTGAGGCAACGGTGAAGTCGCACATCGGCGCGATCTTCGCCAAGCTCGGCGTCCGGGATCGCGCGGCTGCCATCGTGTTCGCGTTTGACCACGGGGTCGTCGCGATTGGTGAGGACCCGCGGGAGCACTGA
- a CDS encoding ABC transporter ATP-binding protein — translation MNTQTLSPTAPHSDPALEPETGAPPVDPDADSVIEVRDLTKSYGDRSVIRNLDLCVRRGEIFGILGPNGAGKTTTVETIQGLRHADSGHVRVLDLDPVRDRQRLRSQVGSQLQSSSLPERLRVGEALRTFARLAGDVVDWREALETWGLTHLRRSAFGGLSGGEKQRLFIALALINNPQVVFLDELTQGLDPAARRETWALIRQVRDRGATVVLVSHYMDEVEQLADRAAVLHEGRITVCDTPANLVARADGDVRTRFTLPPGQQHSRLESLPGVLTVSREGTRTEVVGDRTTPVRVAAELARLGILPEDLTVVRPTLEDVFVQLTSGEVAA, via the coding sequence ATGAACACACAGACGCTGTCACCGACAGCCCCACACAGTGATCCGGCTCTCGAGCCCGAGACAGGTGCACCCCCGGTGGACCCCGATGCGGACTCCGTCATCGAGGTGCGTGACCTCACCAAGTCCTATGGCGACCGCTCCGTGATCCGCAACCTGGACCTCTGCGTCCGACGCGGTGAGATCTTCGGGATCCTCGGGCCCAACGGCGCCGGCAAGACCACCACGGTCGAGACCATCCAGGGTCTGCGGCACGCCGACTCCGGACACGTCCGGGTGCTCGACCTCGACCCCGTCCGCGACCGTCAGCGGTTGCGCTCCCAGGTCGGCTCGCAGCTGCAGTCCTCCTCGTTGCCCGAGCGGCTCCGGGTGGGGGAGGCCCTGCGCACGTTTGCTCGCCTGGCCGGTGACGTCGTCGACTGGCGGGAGGCCCTGGAGACCTGGGGTCTCACCCACCTCCGGCGCTCTGCCTTCGGTGGCCTCTCCGGCGGTGAGAAGCAGCGACTGTTCATCGCGCTCGCCCTCATCAACAACCCGCAGGTCGTCTTCCTCGACGAGCTCACCCAGGGGCTGGACCCCGCTGCGCGCCGAGAGACCTGGGCACTGATCCGCCAGGTCCGCGACCGCGGCGCCACGGTGGTGCTGGTCAGTCACTACATGGACGAGGTGGAGCAGCTCGCAGACCGGGCGGCCGTCCTCCACGAGGGCCGGATCACCGTCTGTGACACGCCGGCCAACCTGGTGGCCAGGGCCGACGGTGACGTGCGCACCCGCTTCACGCTCCCGCCCGGTCAGCAGCACAGCAGGCTCGAGAGCCTCCCCGGGGTCCTGACGGTCTCGCGGGAGGGAACCCGCACCGAGGTTGTCGGGGACCGGACCACACCGGTCCGGGTGGCTGCAGAACTGGCGCGCCTCGGCATACTCCCCGAGGACCTGACCGTCGTCCGACCCACGCTGGAGGATGTCTTTGTCCAGCTGACCTCCGGGGAGGTGGCGGCATGA
- a CDS encoding ABC transporter permease gives MTTATATAPLARPLSPVRSLLTMTGLETRLLTREWAPMLFAFIFPPMMMLVLAGVFAADDGEEFLHLNGTDYYIATYLGVPMAAVALIGLPVALAGYRERGVLRRLSASGVSRLTVIGSQVLVTALLVVIGAALVLAVAAPVYGLPEVQNLGGVIGAFALGAAMMLVLGVALGLLVSTARSAQALGLLLFMPMWLLGGGGPPAGVMTGPMQTISDFLPLTPVTTAVRESWLVGGDVSGPLLQAAAWLVGGLVLVALLLWRCGRE, from the coding sequence ATGACCACCGCGACCGCGACCGCCCCACTGGCCCGCCCGTTGTCGCCGGTGCGGAGTCTGCTGACGATGACCGGGCTGGAGACGCGGCTGCTCACCCGCGAGTGGGCACCGATGCTGTTCGCCTTCATCTTCCCGCCCATGATGATGCTCGTCCTGGCTGGTGTGTTCGCCGCCGATGACGGCGAGGAGTTCTTGCACCTCAACGGGACCGACTACTACATCGCGACCTATCTCGGCGTGCCGATGGCCGCCGTTGCCCTGATCGGACTGCCGGTCGCGTTGGCTGGCTATCGCGAGCGCGGCGTGCTGCGGCGGCTGTCGGCCTCCGGGGTCTCCCGACTCACCGTGATCGGCTCGCAGGTGCTGGTGACGGCCCTGCTGGTGGTCATTGGCGCGGCGCTCGTCCTGGCCGTCGCGGCGCCGGTCTATGGCCTGCCGGAGGTGCAGAACCTGGGCGGTGTCATCGGGGCGTTCGCGCTGGGCGCGGCGATGATGCTGGTGCTCGGGGTGGCTCTTGGCCTGCTCGTGTCCACTGCCCGCTCCGCTCAGGCGCTGGGTCTGCTGCTGTTCATGCCGATGTGGCTGCTCGGTGGTGGTGGTCCGCCGGCGGGTGTGATGACCGGCCCGATGCAGACGATCTCCGACTTCCTGCCGCTGACACCGGTGACGACCGCAGTGCGCGAGTCCTGGCTGGTGGGCGGCGACGTCAGCGGGCCGCTGCTGCAGGCCGCCGCCTGGCTCGTCGGGGGACTCGTGCTGGTGGCCCTGCTGCTGTGGAGGTGCGGGCGCGAGTGA
- a CDS encoding SigE family RNA polymerase sigma factor, with amino-acid sequence MSQNLEGEFVAWASARQRSWLRSALLLTGDQSSAEDLVQDAFLKVAERWSRLRDEAPDAYARRVIYNGAMTRWRRHSREPSRAELPEVIAAPTTEDWLSGADVRAALQRLTVKQRAVLVLRYYEDRSEQEIAETLRVSAGTVKSQAHAALRRLREELALEQESLDGEEIR; translated from the coding sequence GTGAGCCAGAACTTGGAGGGCGAGTTCGTTGCGTGGGCCAGCGCCCGACAGCGATCGTGGCTGCGCTCCGCCCTGCTGCTGACCGGCGACCAGTCCTCGGCCGAGGACCTGGTGCAGGACGCTTTCCTGAAAGTCGCTGAGAGGTGGTCGCGCCTGCGTGACGAGGCGCCCGACGCCTACGCCCGCCGCGTCATCTACAACGGTGCGATGACCCGGTGGCGCCGACACTCTCGAGAGCCCTCGCGCGCTGAACTTCCCGAGGTCATCGCTGCACCGACCACCGAGGACTGGCTCTCCGGCGCCGACGTCCGCGCCGCGCTCCAACGACTCACGGTCAAGCAGCGTGCGGTGCTGGTGCTGCGCTACTACGAGGACCGGTCCGAGCAGGAGATCGCCGAGACCCTCCGCGTGAGCGCCGGCACGGTCAAGAGCCAGGCCCACGCCGCTCTGCGTCGCCTCCGCGAGGAGTTGGCACTTGAGCAGGAGAGCCTGGACGGAGAGGAGATCCGATGA
- a CDS encoding DinB family protein, with product MSHDTGDRRALLTRQLDIAWRFAEAFVVDQIDEDLALWEPSGNACTVRRSDQGWVADWPDEENPPIPDVTIAWILWHIEWWWADAVAVVEERPKTPPEEHRWSGGTDGILATKTAWDGILATADLDHPVRGLMPEPQPLWFVAGWVNFELTKNLAEINHLKLLHANANRG from the coding sequence ATGAGCCACGACACCGGGGACCGGCGCGCCCTGCTCACCCGACAACTCGACATCGCCTGGCGGTTCGCCGAGGCATTCGTCGTCGATCAGATCGATGAGGACCTCGCACTCTGGGAGCCTTCCGGCAACGCCTGCACCGTTCGGCGCTCCGACCAGGGGTGGGTCGCCGACTGGCCCGACGAGGAGAACCCACCGATCCCGGACGTCACGATCGCGTGGATCCTCTGGCACATCGAGTGGTGGTGGGCCGACGCGGTGGCCGTCGTCGAGGAACGCCCAAAGACTCCACCGGAGGAGCATCGCTGGAGCGGCGGCACCGACGGCATCCTCGCCACCAAGACGGCCTGGGACGGCATCCTCGCCACTGCCGATCTCGACCATCCCGTGAGAGGGTTGATGCCCGAGCCCCAGCCCCTATGGTTCGTCGCGGGCTGGGTGAACTTCGAGTTGACCAAGAATCTCGCCGAGATCAACCACCTGAAGTTGCTGCACGCCAACGCCAACCGTGGTTGA
- a CDS encoding LLM class flavin-dependent oxidoreductase, which yields MTRVGAVFSPYHNAPEALRPAVEVAEGAGVPEVWLWEDCFRESAYASVAAALAWTKDLRIGLGITPIPLRNVAVTAMEIATIERMFPGRFYPGLGHGVLPWMAQAGVRPDSPMTLMREYVPVLRSLLPGEEVTVSGRYVTVDKVRLEWPLETAPPVYAAGVGPKTLALTGEVADGTILVSGLSVTEVGERVRMIGEARAAAGRDGSAEIVAYVDTAFGSGAQERVAAALGDAGTDDDRGVWGEPADVAAAVRRFAEAGADAVILSPVTGEPDFHEFLRATGEVSRLVG from the coding sequence GTGACCCGCGTCGGCGCCGTTTTCAGCCCGTATCACAACGCGCCCGAGGCGCTCCGGCCCGCGGTGGAGGTGGCCGAGGGGGCCGGCGTCCCAGAGGTGTGGCTCTGGGAGGACTGCTTCCGCGAGTCGGCCTACGCCTCCGTGGCGGCCGCGCTGGCATGGACGAAAGACCTGCGCATCGGTCTGGGGATCACGCCGATCCCGCTGCGCAATGTCGCGGTGACCGCCATGGAGATCGCGACGATCGAGCGGATGTTTCCCGGCCGGTTCTATCCAGGGCTGGGGCACGGTGTGCTGCCGTGGATGGCGCAGGCCGGTGTCCGCCCGGACTCGCCGATGACCCTGATGCGCGAATACGTCCCGGTCCTGCGGTCGTTGCTGCCGGGGGAGGAGGTGACGGTCTCTGGGCGTTACGTCACTGTGGACAAGGTGCGGCTCGAGTGGCCGCTGGAGACGGCGCCTCCCGTCTATGCCGCCGGTGTCGGCCCCAAGACGTTGGCCCTCACCGGAGAGGTCGCTGACGGGACGATCCTCGTCTCCGGCCTGTCCGTGACGGAGGTCGGCGAGCGGGTCCGCATGATTGGTGAGGCCCGCGCTGCTGCCGGTCGTGATGGTTCTGCGGAGATCGTGGCATATGTCGACACTGCGTTCGGCAGTGGAGCGCAGGAGCGCGTGGCGGCCGCGCTGGGCGATGCCGGCACGGACGACGACCGCGGAGTGTGGGGGGAGCCAGCTGACGTCGCGGCGGCTGTGCGACGGTTCGCGGAAGCGGGGGCAGACGCTGTGATCCTGTCACCGGTGACCGGCGAGCCCGACTTCCACGAGTTCCTGCGTGCGACCGGCGAGGTCTCCAGACTCGTCGGCTGA
- a CDS encoding ROK family transcriptional regulator — protein sequence MSQVTNGPRTGRRPLGKVLPGDARRHHLALVLQQLFDGGPRSRADLARETGLTRVTVSDLVSELLTTGMVAELGHRPGVRQGKPATLVGLAGTAPVVIGLDLSGDGILRGALIDLQGEILASEHVPLSDGEAAVGEVVALARSLQESSTRTLLGIGIGAPGIINDTGTVLHAPNLGWSELDLADRLQRETGLPTHVANDANMATTAESTFGAGDEAGLLLVTIGHGVGGGVLIDGRVLSGPLLSSGEIGHVVVDPDGPTCACGNRGCLETTLAVPALREAKSAAELSAAGTRLGSVLSPVVTTLGIADVVLYGPIELLDGHLLTATQDALAHQTLPFVAQQVHVRVVPLENELVLKGAAAFVRYREIGVV from the coding sequence ATGAGCCAGGTCACCAACGGTCCGCGGACCGGTCGGCGCCCCCTCGGGAAGGTGCTTCCGGGAGACGCCCGACGCCACCACCTCGCGCTCGTGCTGCAGCAGTTGTTCGACGGCGGACCGCGCAGCCGCGCCGACCTCGCCCGGGAGACCGGACTGACCCGCGTCACCGTCTCCGACCTGGTCTCCGAGCTGCTCACCACCGGGATGGTCGCCGAACTGGGCCACCGACCTGGCGTCCGACAGGGCAAGCCGGCCACGCTGGTTGGCCTGGCTGGCACCGCGCCCGTGGTGATCGGACTCGATCTCTCAGGCGACGGCATACTGCGCGGTGCCTTGATCGATCTGCAGGGCGAGATCCTCGCCTCCGAGCACGTCCCCCTGTCCGACGGGGAAGCAGCTGTCGGTGAGGTGGTTGCGCTGGCCCGCTCGCTGCAGGAGAGCTCCACGCGCACGCTGCTGGGGATCGGCATCGGCGCCCCGGGCATCATCAACGACACCGGCACCGTCCTGCACGCCCCCAACCTGGGCTGGTCCGAGCTGGACCTGGCCGACCGGCTGCAGCGCGAGACCGGACTGCCGACCCACGTCGCCAACGACGCCAACATGGCCACGACCGCCGAGAGCACCTTTGGCGCCGGCGACGAGGCCGGGCTGCTGCTGGTGACGATCGGGCACGGTGTCGGGGGAGGGGTCCTGATTGACGGGCGGGTGCTGTCCGGGCCCCTGCTGTCCTCGGGGGAGATCGGGCACGTGGTCGTCGATCCGGATGGACCGACCTGTGCCTGCGGCAACCGCGGTTGCCTGGAGACCACGCTCGCGGTGCCGGCGCTTCGTGAGGCCAAGAGCGCCGCCGAGCTGTCCGCCGCCGGAACCCGGCTGGGGTCGGTTCTCAGCCCCGTCGTGACCACGCTCGGCATTGCCGATGTCGTGCTCTATGGGCCGATCGAGTTGCTCGACGGCCACCTTCTGACGGCGACGCAGGACGCGCTCGCCCATCAGACCCTGCCCTTCGTCGCCCAGCAGGTTCACGTGCGGGTGGTCCCGCTCGAGAACGAGCTTGTCCTGAAGGGAGCGGCAGCGTTCGTGCGCTACCGCGAGATCGGGGTGGTGTGA
- a CDS encoding extracellular solute-binding protein produces MKLSTLTRTAVVTAVTATLLASCSEGSTTGDGDDAPAADDAAEDDAAEDDGTTAEQAGGDTEGSETESDDAEGGDASGETLTFWLAGETDTPVELEEWLVTAFEEETGATLDVQRIPWGELLQRANQALPDPDNTPDVIEMGNTQVPTYTSVGAFEDLSGLLEELGDIGPEGFIEAGTYEDTVYAVPYYWGSRYIFFDKAAFADAGLEVPTTLEELSTAAIALTEAGGEGFSGLWLPGQDWRNGISWLFAHGGDIAVQEGDQWVGALSSEASIAGLTQWQELYAGASTAPQDGRDAEPWVPFNNGEAAMFMAPSWARWSVEETKAEDLGAFALPGVDGGVAPVFAGGSNIAISAQSQNKELATDLMRLIFSDDYQTMLAENGLGPANPEFTPLMGDDEFAEAAISAAESAKLTPASPEWAAVETATVMEEAFGRIAGGEDVATVAKETDAQLAEMLNP; encoded by the coding sequence ATGAAACTCAGCACCCTGACCAGGACCGCGGTCGTGACCGCAGTCACCGCCACCCTGCTCGCCTCCTGCTCCGAGGGCAGCACCACCGGAGACGGCGACGACGCGCCCGCGGCCGATGACGCGGCCGAGGACGATGCGGCCGAGGACGACGGCACCACCGCCGAGCAGGCCGGCGGTGACACCGAGGGCAGTGAGACCGAGAGCGACGATGCCGAGGGCGGCGACGCCAGCGGCGAGACGCTGACCTTCTGGCTCGCCGGTGAGACCGACACCCCGGTCGAGCTGGAGGAGTGGCTGGTCACCGCCTTTGAGGAGGAGACCGGCGCGACCCTGGACGTCCAGCGGATCCCGTGGGGCGAGCTCCTGCAGCGCGCCAACCAGGCCCTGCCCGACCCCGACAACACCCCCGACGTCATCGAGATGGGCAACACGCAGGTCCCGACCTACACCAGCGTCGGCGCCTTCGAGGACCTCAGCGGTCTGCTCGAGGAGCTCGGCGACATCGGGCCCGAGGGCTTCATCGAGGCCGGCACCTATGAGGACACGGTCTACGCCGTCCCCTACTACTGGGGCTCGCGCTACATCTTCTTCGACAAGGCCGCCTTCGCCGACGCCGGCCTGGAGGTCCCGACCACGCTCGAGGAGCTGTCCACCGCGGCCATCGCGCTGACCGAGGCCGGCGGCGAAGGCTTCTCCGGGCTGTGGCTGCCAGGCCAGGACTGGCGCAACGGCATCAGCTGGCTCTTCGCGCACGGCGGTGACATCGCCGTGCAGGAGGGTGACCAGTGGGTCGGCGCGCTCTCCTCCGAGGCCAGCATCGCCGGTCTGACCCAGTGGCAGGAGCTCTATGCCGGCGCCAGCACCGCCCCGCAGGACGGCCGCGACGCCGAGCCCTGGGTGCCGTTCAACAACGGCGAGGCGGCCATGTTCATGGCGCCGAGCTGGGCCCGCTGGAGCGTGGAGGAGACCAAGGCCGAGGACCTGGGCGCCTTCGCCCTGCCCGGTGTGGACGGCGGCGTCGCCCCGGTGTTTGCCGGCGGCTCCAACATCGCCATCTCAGCCCAGTCGCAGAACAAGGAGCTGGCGACCGACCTGATGCGGCTGATCTTCAGCGACGACTATCAGACGATGCTCGCCGAGAACGGGCTCGGCCCGGCCAACCCCGAGTTCACGCCGCTGATGGGTGACGACGAGTTCGCCGAGGCTGCGATCTCGGCCGCCGAGAGCGCCAAGCTCACCCCGGCTTCCCCGGAGTGGGCCGCGGTCGAGACGGCCACCGTGATGGAGGAGGCCTTCGGGCGCATCGCCGGCGGTGAGGATGTCGCGACGGTCGCCAAGGAGACTGACGCGCAGCTCGCGGAGATGCTCAACCCCTGA